The genome window CGGAAGGGATGAACATCTTCGCTCACGGGCTCGACTGGCGTGAGGGTGACGAAGTACTTATGAATTCACACGAGCACGGTGGTGGGCGGGGACCGTACCTGACACTTATGGAGCGTAAGGGCATCAGGATCAATGTGATTGACCTTCCGTCACCACCTGAGAGCACGGACCAGATCGTCGACCTCTACGAGCAGGCGATTACTTCGCGGACCCGTGCCATCATGGTGAGCCATATTACCTACGTGACTGGGCTTGTGACCCCAATCAAGATGCTATCCGAGATGGCGCATCGACATGGTGTCCTGGTGTCTGTCGATGGCGCCCACCCACTCGGCATGATCGATCTTAACTTCCACGAAATGGGTTGCGACCACTATTCGGCTGCGGGGCAGAAATGGTTGCTCGCGGGTGGTGGTACCGGGGTCTGTTACGTCAAGGGTGACATTCAGGATCAAGTGTGGCCGCTCATGGGGGGGCCACCACGTGAGGGCGCGACGGCCACGCGCTATGAGTCGGTTGGTCAGCACAACCTTCCATCGTTGCTCGGCATGGGTGACGCGGTGGACCTCCAAGAGACGATAGGGAAGCGGAACATTGAGGAACGGGACCGACAACTCAGCACACGGTTGAAGGCCGGGTTAAGCGAGATTCCGGGTGTACACCTGTGGACGTCAAGTGACCGAGGTCTTAGTGCTGGGCTGACCCTGTTTTCGGTTCATGATATTCCGATGCAAAATGTTGTCACGGCTCTTTTCGATGAGTTTCGTGTACACATTCGAACTATGGGCACTGGTAATCTAAACGGCGTTCGTGCCTCAACTCACTTTTATAACATGCCGCATGAGGTGGACCGGCTGTTAGAAGGGGTTCGGCACATCGCGGCGAATGCGGGTAACTACATGACGACGTCTGGATAGTTAACGGTCGTTTTTCTGACGCACGGCGGGTTCTATCTGCCGTGCGAAAGTTGCTACCTCAGCATGTTCTA of Vicinamibacterales bacterium contains these proteins:
- a CDS encoding aminotransferase class V-fold PLP-dependent enzyme, with protein sequence MSGRKFHISRRHFLGTSFAAGLGGVSTGLLGKSVEANQRPVPAIALEGLRPSGMIDEAYWWKVRSQFNIVDGLAFMNNGTQGPMPRVVLEKNERILREIAEDPTDNYRRDDINAVREKVAPFVGADPSEIALTRSTTEGMNIFAHGLDWREGDEVLMNSHEHGGGRGPYLTLMERKGIRINVIDLPSPPESTDQIVDLYEQAITSRTRAIMVSHITYVTGLVTPIKMLSEMAHRHGVLVSVDGAHPLGMIDLNFHEMGCDHYSAAGQKWLLAGGGTGVCYVKGDIQDQVWPLMGGPPREGATATRYESVGQHNLPSLLGMGDAVDLQETIGKRNIEERDRQLSTRLKAGLSEIPGVHLWTSSDRGLSAGLTLFSVHDIPMQNVVTALFDEFRVHIRTMGTGNLNGVRASTHFYNMPHEVDRLLEGVRHIAANAGNYMTTSG